One stretch of Lacimicrobium alkaliphilum DNA includes these proteins:
- a CDS encoding MinD/ParA family protein gives MIEDQASSLRRMNQPNLIKVIAVTGGKGGVGKTNITLNTAIAMARQGKRVMVLDADLGLANIDVMLGLRVEKNLSHVLSGECLLEDVLVEGPAGIKIAPATSGTQSMTELTPTEHAGLIRAFSELQSKIDVLIVDTAAGISDMVLSFSRAAQDIMVVVCDEPTSLTDAYALIKILNRDHGVFRFKIVANMVRNLREGQELFAKLSKVTNRFLDVALELVATVPFDENIRKAVRKQKAIVEVFPGSPAAIAINNLAKQALKWPVPAQPGGHLEFFLEQLVDQGTEVQRDKV, from the coding sequence ATGATTGAGGATCAAGCGAGTAGCTTAAGACGAATGAACCAACCCAATTTAATTAAAGTTATCGCTGTGACAGGCGGCAAAGGTGGGGTAGGTAAAACCAATATCACCCTCAACACCGCCATCGCCATGGCCAGACAAGGCAAGCGGGTGATGGTTCTTGATGCCGACCTCGGGCTGGCCAATATCGACGTGATGTTGGGGCTGCGGGTGGAGAAAAACCTGTCCCACGTACTGTCCGGTGAATGTTTGCTTGAAGATGTGTTGGTAGAAGGGCCTGCGGGAATTAAAATCGCTCCGGCTACATCCGGCACTCAGTCGATGACAGAACTGACTCCCACCGAGCATGCCGGTTTGATCCGTGCCTTCAGCGAATTACAGAGTAAAATTGATGTACTGATTGTGGATACCGCCGCAGGTATCTCCGATATGGTGCTGAGTTTTTCACGGGCCGCCCAGGATATAATGGTGGTGGTGTGTGACGAACCGACTTCCCTGACCGATGCCTATGCCCTGATCAAAATCCTTAACCGGGACCACGGTGTGTTTCGCTTTAAAATAGTGGCGAATATGGTGCGTAATTTACGTGAAGGACAGGAACTCTTTGCTAAGCTGTCCAAGGTCACAAACCGATTTCTGGATGTGGCGCTTGAGCTGGTGGCAACGGTACCCTTCGATGAAAACATCCGCAAGGCGGTGCGTAAGCAAAAAGCCATTGTTGAAGTCTTCCCGGGCTCACCAGCCGCGATAGCCATAAACAATTTAGCCAAACAGGCGCTTAAATGGCCTGTTCCGGCGCAACCAGGCGGACATCTGGAGTTTTTCCTGGAGCAATTAGTTGATCAAGGGACTGAGGTGCAGAG